The genomic region ACCGTTGGCTGGATGGAAAGCCTCGGCCGCCGGGTAGTTGCGTAAAGACATCAGTGAGGGACGAGCCGCTAGAGCCTCCGCTGATTTACCACTCCCCTTGGAGTTCCAGGAGACTCAGCCTGTGAGGAGCAGATGAGATGCGCCCTTCAGGCGAGTTACCTTCGGGCCGTCCAGCCTAATGTGCCGTCGGTGGCTCATGCTCATGCGTGAAAGAGGGCCCGGAAGCCAACATGAGCAGTCAAATCAATCATATCTGACAATCAGCTCAAGGCAGTGGACAGCCGCCCCAGAAGAGTTTAAGCCCCTTACGCTGTTCTCAGTCATGATGGCGAATTCCCTCGTAGCCCCTTCGCTATCGTGGGGAAATTGAAGAATCCGCCCCCGCGAGGGGGAGATGGGTCAGAGACAGAAGAGGAGTTCAAGGCGCTCATCGTGGCTACAATCTTGGACTCGAGAACAGAGGAGGCCATCAGGCTGCTCTGCGAGCACTACAGAGTCAGGGTGCCAAGGCTGCGGGTGGGGGTCCTTGAGGGGCGCACTAAGGGAGTGGCGGCTGTGTACTCGCTGGAGAGGAAGGAAATCCTCGCCGCGAAGATGGAGTACCTCTACGACCCGTTCGTGATGATACATGAGTTCTACCACCACCTCAGGTCTGTGAGCGGCAAGCACAGGGGAACTGAGAGGCAGGCGGACATTTTCGCTGCAGACTTCGTGGAGGCGTACAAGACGGCGGCAGCCAAAGTGAGGGCGATGCAGGAGGCGGGGTGGACTTGGACGTCTCGCGCAAGAAATGAATGATGTGGTCAGAGGCCTACTGCGGACCACACGTCATCGTCGTTGTCAAGGAGTGTGAAGCCGCACCTGTCGCACCTCCTTCCTGATATCATAACCATCTTCTGCCCGTCGCCAACCTGCCGGCCGTACTCCACCATCTGTCCGGCATGACACCTCTCGCAGCTCAACCAGAATGAACCTCCCAACCAGAGTAATAAGCTGCTCTGCAACAGAAACTTTAGAGGACTCGGGTGAAATAGGGGCAAGGTTGGCATCGGACCATACTAGGCACCTTCCCAGCTCGTTCAACGTACCTCGGGAGGAGTGTATCTTCTGCAAAATCGTCGCCGGGAAAGCCTCGTCCTACCTAGTCTACGAAGACGACGAGTACATCGCGTTCCTAGATATCGCGCCCTTCGCTCACGGTCACACCCTGGTCTGTCCCAAGAAGCACGGTGAGACAATCTGGGACATGAACGAGACCGACATCGGCGGCCTGTTCAGAGTGGCCTCGAAGGTCTCCAAGGCTGTGGTGGGAGCCGTCGACGCGGATGGGTTCAGGCTTGTGCAGAACAACGGCGAAGCGGCAAATCAGGTGGTCGCTCACGTACACGTTCACGTCATCCCCGTGAAGATGGAGGACAAGGGAAGGTTCGCAGGAAGGAAATCTCTCTCCGCCGGCGAGATGGATTCGATTGCGAAGGCCATCAGGGATGAGATGCTCAAGTCCGCCTAGAAGGAGAAGGTTTCTTCCAGGACCATCCTGGTGAGTTTGCTCTTTTCGCCGAAGTGCTTCATGTAGTCCTCCCTGAGGGCCTTGGCCGGCCCGTCGAGGTAGGACTTGAGAGCTGCTGAATCCTTGGCCTCGTAAATCATGGCGTGCTTGGCCGACCTGCCCTCCTTCACGGAGTACATCTTGGCGCCCTTGAATGAGCCTGCGCGCACGACCTGAGGGACGTGGACAGACCGCATCCACTTCTCCCACTCGGCCTCGACTGCGGGGTCGATTTCAAACCAGACTGTGTAGAGGACTTTGGGCATCATTCTTAGACGACAAATCTCGCTAGTTATCTCTTCGCCTTAGAGTCGCCCGCGGGATTGGTTCACTCTTTCTTGTCTGGTTTGATTGAGATTTTAGTCCCGACGACGCTGTTGTTCGGGACGAGCACCCGTGTGCCATCTTCCTTGATTATCGTCGTGAAGAGTGTCGAGACCTCTTCGACAGTCCCTTCTTCGCTGCTGATGATGACCCTGTCACCAATCTTGAACGGCCTGGAAAGTAGCAGAAAGAGCCCTGCCACCGCCTAACCTAGGACGCTCTGGGTCGCTGTCCCGACCACCAGACCCAGAAAACCGCCCAGCGCGACACCTGCTACCCCTCCAGCGACCCCTCCAGCGATTGCAGCCGCCAGCGCCCCGAACCCGACCAACCTTAGCATGTTCTTGACCGCAGCCGCAGTGGAATGCGGAAGCCTCACGCGGACTGACCAGTAGACCACTGTGGCGAAGGCGTTGACGATCAGATAGCCGAAGGCCAAGGCAAGCAGGATGTTGACGTATAGAAGGTAGGACGGAGGAAATGTGAGGTTCAATTCTGGTAGAAGACGTATGATGAGGTCGTTCAGGAGTGCAGTGACTACGACATACAGGACGAGATAGGCGGCGAGGAGCAAGAGCTCCTTCCTCAGAGCCCTAGCTGTGCTAGGCGGGCGCGCCAACGCCATGGACGACTCTGAGCGCCCCTAAAGGATTACGTGGGGTGGCGGCCATGTTCCGGATGAATGTGACAACTCAGGCGTGGTTGGGGGTCCAGTGTCTTGGCCAGGATGAATTCGGTGATTGGGTCAGTTCCGCCAGCTTACGTTGAGAGGCCTTCCTCTTGCTGCCTGGCGACGTCAGCCGGTATTTCGGGGAAACTCTCCTTCATCCTTTGTTCTGCCACCGCGGCTGCCTCCTCCAAGACCTTCTGGGCGTCCTCGTTAGCAGCGTCAAAATTCAGGGACAGACCGCCGGTCTGCCCAGCGTCGACCAAGATGCTGCTCAGGAGGCCCGAGATCTCTCCCATCTCCCTGTCAGCCTGTGGGAGGGCGCTCCTCAGTCCGCCCTGCATCGACTTGATCACAGAAACTGCGGGGCCCAATGTCGTCGCAATCTCGCCCAGGTCGGTCACCGTGGAGAGCCTCAGCGATATCTGCTCAAGGGCAAGCTGAGACTGCGTTACCATCTTCCCCATCCTCCTCACTTCGGAGAGCTCGTTCGCGTACACAGCCGCGTGCTGCGTGTCGTGTCTAGCAAGAGATGCGACAATGTGGCCGAAGATCTTCTGGTCGCGCTGCCTTATCCTGCCCGACGCTCCTTCGAGCTGGGCTATCAGAACTCTAATCTGCCTGTTGGCTTGCTCGATCTGTGGCTTGATTGGGGGCGGCGTCCTTACACTGCCCTTGATTCGACCCATGATACCTGGACCCTCGTCCTTCCTGTGCCACTTGTCGGCGAAAGACATTCCTGCCCCGATATCTTGAAGAGGTCGCTATATCCCTCGGGCTTTAATCTGACTGCCGTTTTGAACAAAATTAGTTAACAACGGCTGGCGGTCAAGACGAGCAGCCTTAAAGCGCGCCTCGCCGGCTGTCAGATTGAACCGCAGTGAAAACAAACGCAAACGAACAAGAAATGAGATGTCCAAAGTGCGGAAAGTTCTCTCTGCACAGTTCCGGCAGCGGTGTCCAGTGCAGGGTCTGCGGCTACGAGCTCAAGCCGGGAGAGGTTGACAAGTACAGGCTGTTCCAGCTGCTTCGAGAAGAGGGAAGGAAGAAGCGGTAGGTTGTCGTCCAGTCTCTGCGGGGCTGCCCGTCTGAAGGAGTTCAGCCGAGGGAATGGGCCGAGTTGAGGACTGTTGTTTACACCGGCCTTGCAGTGAGCCTGATTGGTGCCGTCCTCGACTTCGTGTCGGGGTTCATGCTCACCCCGATGACCGGGGGAGGAATGGCTGCGTCGTTTCTCTCAGCGGTTGCTCTGTACGTCCTTGGAGGAGCCGTGCTCATAGTGGGGGTTCTCCTGCTTGCTCCGAGCATGGCCGGTAGGATGAATCGGTTTGGGGTGCTGATGGAGGTCTTCGGAGTTGTTATGGCCTTGGCCAGTGGTTTGGTGCCTGGGATGAACGTTGGCCTGTCATACGCGATGTTGGTTATTGGTGGGTTGATGATTCTCAACGGGGCCCTGATGCAGAGAAGGAATAAGGCCGAGATGAAGTAGGGAGGAGCCGTGCAATGTCGATCAAGGTGAGTCCAATCTCGCGCACGGCAGCTATCCTGATAATTGTCTTGGGTGTCTTGACCTTCCTACTTGTGAACTCAATCGCTGGGGTTGCATTCATCGCTCTGGGAGCTTTCCTCTACCTGCTCCTGTACAGGTTCGGCGCGAAGCTGGCGAGGGAGTTGGAGGAAACAAAAGGGCAGTCTGCTTGACTAGCTTTGCTGCTGAGCGGTCGAGCTGAACCTCGCTTTCAGGTTCCTTTCCCACACCTTGACGGCGAAATAACCTCCTATTGCCCCGCTGAATATTCCGAAGACGATTATGCTGGCGTAAATCGAGGGGTCGTTCGGTAGAAGGGCTGTAACGAAGACAGTGGCATAGTACGCTACCGGGCCAGTGATTATGCTTGCTAGAGTCAGCGCGACGATTAGACTCTTCGTTCTCACGGAAGCGCCGGACTTCACCCTAAGGAGAGACGCAAAGACATCGACTAGGACTCCATAGAGCAGGGCAAGGAGCAGGCTGAACGGGAAGAAGTTCACCTTCATGTAGGAAGCAAGAAGGCCGTTGATGAGCTCCGTGTAAGTCGCCCCACCTCGGCCGAGGAGGATGAAGCTGAGGCCGAGGAAAAACGCCTCGACGACCAAGAACAAGTCGGAGAAAGGCGGAGGGAGCA from Nitrososphaerales archaeon harbors:
- a CDS encoding HIT domain-containing protein encodes the protein MASDHTRHLPSSFNVPREECIFCKIVAGKASSYLVYEDDEYIAFLDIAPFAHGHTLVCPKKHGETIWDMNETDIGGLFRVASKVSKAVVGAVDADGFRLVQNNGEAANQVVAHVHVHVIPVKMEDKGRFAGRKSLSAGEMDSIAKAIRDEMLKSA
- a CDS encoding DUF4286 family protein → MPKVLYTVWFEIDPAVEAEWEKWMRSVHVPQVVRAGSFKGAKMYSVKEGRSAKHAMIYEAKDSAALKSYLDGPAKALREDYMKHFGEKSKLTRMVLEETFSF
- a CDS encoding mechanosensitive ion channel family protein; the encoded protein is MAGLFLLLSRPFKIGDRVIISSEEGTVEEVSTLFTTIIKEDGTRVLVPNNSVVGTKISIKPDKKE
- a CDS encoding Snf7 family protein; the protein is MSFADKWHRKDEGPGIMGRIKGSVRTPPPIKPQIEQANRQIRVLIAQLEGASGRIRQRDQKIFGHIVASLARHDTQHAAVYANELSEVRRMGKMVTQSQLALEQISLRLSTVTDLGEIATTLGPAVSVIKSMQGGLRSALPQADREMGEISGLLSSILVDAGQTGGLSLNFDAANEDAQKVLEEAAAVAEQRMKESFPEIPADVARQQEEGLST